A portion of the Echeneis naucrates chromosome 5, fEcheNa1.1, whole genome shotgun sequence genome contains these proteins:
- the golga7 gene encoding golgin subfamily A member 7 → MAETHSLQDLQQPAVSSKVFIQRDYSSGTICKFQTKFPSELESRIGKQPFEETIQTLNNLYAEAEKLGGKSYLEGCLACLTAYTIFLCMETHYEKVLKKIARYIKDQNEKVYAPRGLLLTDPIERGLRVVEITIFEDRSIGSGR, encoded by the exons ACCCACAGTCTACAGGACCTCCAGCAGCCAGCTGTCTCCTCCAAGGTGTTTATCCAGAGAGACTACAGCTCAGGGACCATCTGCAAGTTCCAAACCAAGTTCCCCTCTGAACTGGAGTCAAGG ATTGGTAAGCAGCCGTTTGAAGAGACAATCCAAACTTTAAACAACCTGTatgcagaggcagagaaactGGGGGGGAAGTCTTACCTGGAGGGCTGCCTGGCTTGTCTTACTGCCTACACAATCTTCCTCTGTATGGAGACACACTATGAAAAG GTGTTAAAGAAGATTGCCAGGTACATTAAGGATCAGAATGAGAAAGTCTACGCTCCCAGAGGCTTGCTGCTGACTGATCCGATCGAGAGAGGACTCAGAGTT GTTGAAATCACCATCTTTGAAGACAGAAGCATTGGTTCTGGAAGATAA